A single Phoenix dactylifera cultivar Barhee BC4 chromosome 1, palm_55x_up_171113_PBpolish2nd_filt_p, whole genome shotgun sequence DNA region contains:
- the LOC103721073 gene encoding transcription factor asR4: MATSDTSASPAEWAQIYGQHGLGSPATATPARLSRVSAVADSTVVTTTSSPAVAGSSGSPTSHQAIEGRVGKSARRRSRASRRAPTTLLNTDTTNFRAMVQQFTGIPSGPYSSSYQPSNRPMINFGLNFNDPRRQATVVPFGHLHQQQQQQQQQQQQQQYQRQSFQHQHQGQHYQPQQQQQQQQQQSYDGAIFDGSHDIFLQGFSNPRANMEVTDGFFLDGMSNQLMPRTNSTDSRTNGFFS, encoded by the coding sequence ATGGCCACGAGCGACACCAGCGCAAGCCCGGCGGAGTGGGCTCAGATCTACGGCCAGCACGGCTTAGGATCCCCCGCGACCGCCACGCCGGCCAGGCTCAGCCGCGTGTCCGCCGTTGCCGACTCGACGGTGGTCACAACCACGTCGAGCCCGGCTGTCGCCGGATCGAGCGGCAGCCCGACTTCGCACCAAGCTATCGAGGGCCGGGTGGGGAAGTCGGCCCGCCGGCGATCGAGGGCCTCCAGAAGGGCCCCGACGACGCTACTCAACACCGACACCACCAATTTCCGTGCAATGGTGCAGCAATTCACCGGCATCCCCTCGGGACCGTATTCGTCTAGTTATCAGCCTAGCAACCGGCCAATGATCAACTTCGGGCTTAATTTTAATGATCCTCGTCGCCAAGCCACGGTGGTGCCCTTCGGGCACCTtcaccagcagcagcagcagcagcagcagcagcagcagcagcagcaatacCAAAGGCAATCTTTCCAGCACCAACATCAAGGACAGCACTACCAAcctcagcagcagcagcagcagcagcagcagcaatcaTATGATGGTGCCATTTTTGATGGTAGCCATGATATTTTTCTTCAAGGTTTTAGCAACCCAAGGGCTAACATGGAGGTGACTgatggctttttcttggatggcaTGTCCAACCAACTGATGCCAAGGACAAACTCCACTGACAGCAGAACTAATGGGTTTTTCTCATGA